Proteins encoded in a region of the Pelmatolapia mariae isolate MD_Pm_ZW linkage group LG16_19, Pm_UMD_F_2, whole genome shotgun sequence genome:
- the casp10 gene encoding caspase-8 → MEFQNLLLKVGKALSKDEVKALVFLCTDLLDQKPNKVETASELFSCLMKQDHLSPENPQLLTELLVTTEHHALVRDLCLAPRTTTSLISPYRKLLYSLSEEITDDDLREVKFLLNTMIPRRKLGEHITTLEVFLEMERMDHLSESNLTTLETIVREVCPMLNAKINQFKKRRVTCPVMITDAISTQENESFTMPISPSTNTQDEGLGTYPMTSEKRGICLIVNNYNFSNSSQLKKREGTEVDQKCLQSVFQWLGFKVESHHDCDTNEMISVFKELGKRDHSQFDCVVCCVLSHGVEGSVYGVDGSTVKISDLTDLFNGLNCPSLVGKPKLFFIQACQGNSEQQAVFIESDSSAYSFHWTDAIKAKEGIPDSADFLLGMATVPFHVSFRERTNGTWFIQSLCQNLVQMVPREYDLMSILTKVNADVSKKSDWTGHRKQMPQPAFSLRKKVVFPVPNVPPPSIHKALSNS, encoded by the exons ATGGAATTCCAAAATTTGTTGCTAAAGGTGGGTAAGGCACTGTCTAAAGATGAAGTGAAAGCCTTGGTCTTTCTTTGCACTGACCTCCTGGACCAAAAGCCAAACAAGGTGGAAACAGCCAGTGAGCTCTTCTCCTGCCTAATGAAACAAGACCATCTCTCACCTGAGAACCCACAGCTCCTGACCGAGCTTCTGGTCACTACTGAACATCATGCCCTGGTCCGGGATCTCTGTCTCGCTCCACGTACAACAACGAGCCTCATTTCTCCCTACAG GAAGCTTCTTTACAGCCTCTCTGAAGAAATTACTGATGACGATCTGAGAGAAGTGAAGTTCTTGTTAAACACGATGATCCCACGTAGAAAACTGGGGGAACATATT ACTACACTGGAAGTCTTCCTGGAGATGGAGCGCATGGACCACCTTAGCGAAAGTAATCTAACCACCCTGGAGACCATAGTTAGGGAGGTGTGTCCCATGCTGAATGCTAAGATCAACCAGTTTAAAAAACGGCGAG TCACCTGCCCTGTTATGATAACTGATGCTATATCAACTCAAGAAAACGAGTCCTTCACCATGCCGATATCTCCATCTACAAACACACAAGATGag GGCTTGGGAACATATCCAATGACATCTGAAAAGAGGGGCATCTGTTTAATTGTTAACAACTATAACTTCAGTAACTCCAGCCAACTAAAGAAAAGGGAAGGAACTGAAGTTGATCAAA AATGTCTGCAGAGTGTGTTTCAGTGGCTCGGCTTTAAAGTGGAGAGCCACCATGACTGTGACACGAACGAGATGATCTCTGTGTTCAAGGAGCTTGGCAAAAGAGACCACAGTCAGTTTGACTGCGTAGTGTGCTGTGTTCTGAGTCATGGTGTGGAAGGCAGCGTGTACGGTGTGGATGGATCCACTGTCAAGATCAGTGATTTGACGGACCTTTTCAATGGATTAAATTGCCCGTCTTTAGTGGGCAAGCCCAAGCTGTTTTTCATCCAGGCCTGCCAGGGAAACAGCGAGCAGCAAGCTGTCTTCATTGAATCTGATAGCTCTGCATACAGCTTTCACTGGACTGATGCTATAAAGGCTAAAGAGGGTATCCCAGATAGTGCAGATTTCCTGCTGGGAATGGCCACAGTTCCTTTTCATGTTTCCTTCAGAGAGAGAACCAATGGCACCTGGTTTATTCAGTCTTTGTGCCAAAACCTTGTTCAGATGGTGCCCAG GGAGTATGATCTCATGTCAATCCTGACAAAAGTGAATGCAGATGTTAGCAAGAAGAGTGATTGGACTGGTCATCGAAAGCAGATGCCTCAGCCAGCCTTCTCACTCAGGAAGAAAGTGGTCTTTCCGGTTCCCAACGTCCCTCCTCCATCTATTCACAAAGCATTGTCAAATTCTTGA